ACGACCTGGTCGACGGTGACCATGGCGATGCGATGGTCGTCAGCGAAGGCGGCGAGCTCGGGGACGTGGGCGGGGGCGCCGTCGGCGGCCAGGACCTCGCAGATCACGGCGACCGGGGGCAGGCCGGCGAGGCGGGCCAGGTCGACCGCGGCCTCGGTGTGGCCGCGGCGCTCGAGGGTCCCGCCGGGCCGGGCCCGGAGCGGGAACACGTGCCCCGGCCGCTTGAACTCGGTGGCGGTGGCGTCGAGGTCGACGACCCGGCGCATCGTGCGGGCCCGGTCGGCGGCGCCGATCCCGCTGCCGGCCTCGACGTGGTCGATCGACACCGTGAAGGCGGTGTCGCACCCGGCTCGCTCGGGGGGCACCATCGGCGTCAGCGCGAGCTGGTCGAGCCGCTCGGGCGTGCACGGCATGCAGACGAGGCCGCGCGCCCAGCGCAGCATGAAGTTCACGGCTTCCGGCGTGACCCAGCTGGCCGCCATCGTCAGGTCGCCCTCGTTCTCGCGGTCCTCGTCGTCGATGACGAGCACCATCTCTCCCCGTCGGATGCGGCGCACCGCCTCCTCGACCGACGTCAGCTCCATGGGTGTCATCCTCGTTCGGCTATGGGCTGGGGCGGGGCGAGGACGGGCAGCGTGACGACCATGCGGCAGCCCCGCGGGTCCCGTCCCTCGGGATGGATGTCGCCGCCGTGGAGGTCGACGATCCACCGCGCGATGGCGAGGCCGAGCCCGGCGCCGCCGTCGATCGACGAACGCGCCGCGTCGGCGCGGTAGAAGCGCTCGAACACGCGGCCCCGGTCCGCCTCGGGGATGCCGGGACCCTCGTCCAGCACCTCGATCCTGACGCCGCGGGGGCCGCGACGGGCTCGGACCTCGACCGTGCCGCCGGTGGGCGTGAACCGCACCGCGTTCTCGAGCAGGTTCGCGACGACCTGGTGGACCCGCTCCGGGTCGCCGTCGGCGGTGAGGTCGGCCGGCTCGACGTCGACGGCGACGTCGACGGCCGGGCCGTGCAGCCGCTGCTCCCGCACCGCGTCCTCGAGCAGCGGCTCGACCGGGAACGCGGCCCGCTCGAGCGGCACGACCCCGGCCTCGAGCCGGGACAGGTCGAGGAGCTGCTGGACCAGTCGCCCGAGGCGCTCGACCTGGGCGAGCATCGTCTCGAAGGTCTCCCGCGCCGGCGCCTCGACGCCGTCGACGAGGTTCTCGAGCTTGGCCTGCAGGGCCGTGATCGGGGTTCGCAGCTCGTGCGAGACGTTGGCGACGAGGTCGCGGCGCATCCGGTCGGTCTCCGCGAGCTCGGCGGCCATCTCGTTGAAGGCCCGGGCCAGGGCGCCGACCTCGTCGTGGGAGCTGGTGGTGACGCGCCGGCTGTAGTCGCCCCGGGCCATGGCGTCGGCGGCCACCGCCATCTCGCGCAGCGGCGACGTCATCCCCCGGGAGAGGAACTTCACGATCAGAAAGGCGACGAGCCCGGCCAGGATCCCGCTCGCCGACGGCCAGAGCCCGGCCTTGATCCCGAGCCAGAACACGAAGATGGTCCCGGCCACGGCGGACCCGATGACGAACCCGAGCTTCAGCTTGATCGACGGGAACGAATCGAGCGGCCGGCGGACGTCGAGGTCCTTCACGTCGATCGGGAGCCGGCGCCGGTTCACGCCGAGCCCGCCCCGTACCCGACGCCGTGCACGGTGCGCACCGCGTCGGCGCCGAGCTTGCGCCGCAGCGCCCGCACGTGCGAGTCGACGGTGCGGGCGCCGCCGCCGTCGCGGTAGCCCCACACCTCCCCGAGCAGCTGCGGGCGCGAGAACACCCGGCCGGGGTGCTGAGCCAGGTAGGCGAGGAGCTCGAACTCGGTGGGGGTGAGGTGGACGTCCTCGGCGCCGCGGGTGACGCGGCGACCGTCCACGTCGACCGCGATGGCGCCCAGGCGGAGGGGCGAGCGGGCGGCCCGCTCGGGAGCCCGCTCGACCCGGCGGAGCAGGGCGTGGACCCGGGCGGTGAGCTCGCGGGCGCTGAACGGCTTCGGCAGGTAGTCGTCGGCGCCGACGGCCAGGCCGACGACGAGGTCGTTCTCCGACCCGCGGGCGGT
The sequence above is drawn from the Acidimicrobiia bacterium genome and encodes:
- the ribB gene encoding 3,4-dihydroxy-2-butanone-4-phosphate synthase, with protein sequence MELTSVEEAVRRIRRGEMVLVIDDEDRENEGDLTMAASWVTPEAVNFMLRWARGLVCMPCTPERLDQLALTPMVPPERAGCDTAFTVSIDHVEAGSGIGAADRARTMRRVVDLDATATEFKRPGHVFPLRARPGGTLERRGHTEAAVDLARLAGLPPVAVICEVLAADGAPAHVPELAAFADDHRIAMVTVDQVV
- a CDS encoding ATP-binding protein; its protein translation is MNRRRLPIDVKDLDVRRPLDSFPSIKLKLGFVIGSAVAGTIFVFWLGIKAGLWPSASGILAGLVAFLIVKFLSRGMTSPLREMAVAADAMARGDYSRRVTTSSHDEVGALARAFNEMAAELAETDRMRRDLVANVSHELRTPITALQAKLENLVDGVEAPARETFETMLAQVERLGRLVQQLLDLSRLEAGVVPLERAAFPVEPLLEDAVREQRLHGPAVDVAVDVEPADLTADGDPERVHQVVANLLENAVRFTPTGGTVEVRARRGPRGVRIEVLDEGPGIPEADRGRVFERFYRADAARSSIDGGAGLGLAIARWIVDLHGGDIHPEGRDPRGCRMVVTLPVLAPPQPIAERG
- a CDS encoding response regulator transcription factor; translated protein: MSDALTVPAPAVARTVLVVEDEASIAEAVAARLRSEGFAVQIVGDGLAAVAACERLQPDLVVLDLMLPGLDGLEVCRRIQRDRPVPVLMLTARGSENDLVVGLAVGADDYLPKPFSARELTARVHALLRRVERAPERAARSPLRLGAIAVDVDGRRVTRGAEDVHLTPTEFELLAYLAQHPGRVFSRPQLLGEVWGYRDGGGARTVDSHVRALRRKLGADAVRTVHGVGYGAGSA